The DNA segment GCCACGCGCGGCCGAGCCAGCCCCGGCGCATAATCGCGACGAGCCGTCCGCCATCGGCAAGCTGGTCGAACAGGGCCTTCGGCTCCTCCGCCACCGCACCATTGACGACGATGAGGCTGAACGGCTTTTGCGAGGGCACACCTTTTTCGAGCGCACCCGCGTGAACGCCGACGTTGCTTGCACCCAGAAGGGAAAGGCGTTTCTTCATGGCATCGGCCAGCGCAGCCGACGTTTCGAGCGCGTCGACCTTGGCAGCGATGCGCGAGAGGATCGCCGCGCTGTAGCCCGTGGCCCCGCCGACGTCGAGCACGTGGTCTTCGCGGGAAGGCTCCACCGCCTCAAGGAGCCTTGCGAGCACCATCGGCTGCAGAAGATAGCGCGCGGGTTCATCGCCCTGGGCTTCAACGGCGAGCAAACCCTCGTCGATATAGGCGAGCTGTTGCCGATTCTCGGGAACGAACAGCTCGCGCGGCAGCGAGGCGAACGCATCCAGTATGAGAGGGTCGCGCACCCCATTGGGCCTGATTTGCGATTCGACCATGTGAAGCCGCGCCGTTGCAAAATTCATCGTCTGCCGTGCCCCGAAAGT comes from the Rhodomicrobium lacus genome and includes:
- a CDS encoding protein-L-isoaspartate O-methyltransferase family protein, whose protein sequence is MNFATARLHMVESQIRPNGVRDPLILDAFASLPRELFVPENRQQLAYIDEGLLAVEAQGDEPARYLLQPMVLARLLEAVEPSREDHVLDVGGATGYSAAILSRIAAKVDALETSAALADAMKKRLSLLGASNVGVHAGALEKGVPSQKPFSLIVVNGAVAEEPKALFDQLADGGRLVAIMRRGWLGRAWLYEKSGDVVSGRPLFDASADYLPGFEPQPQFTF